A window of the Labrus mixtus chromosome 8, fLabMix1.1, whole genome shotgun sequence genome harbors these coding sequences:
- the LOC132978826 gene encoding sorting nexin-16-like isoform X1 has translation MAAPFVPVPLHVDLTGACRSWAKKESEPPPPERISSMRAVRPWAQTSAYFCRRPRGDMLDGPSTLLGGEGRVWDNWVERPITPTLLGYEILEERAKFTVYKIHVTTAEGDSWVIFRRYTDFCRLNDKLKELYPSSTLALPPKRWFKDNYDEEFLEERLSGLQSFLQSLTAHKEVIRRCVSIWGYKDGLLQILLSILFDFEFFVCLLLSEEVRRFLCLVDPPGPFDSLVESRAFCETLEETNHHLQRELLDNQREVDALKKILEEKETHISLLVKKAKSLTLPSESSEDRFQQTEKITTDTNTLEDGDTDLNGSEKVHTNGSEAAGDDRGMSINEDDKESNHETNSYIYPLCYW, from the exons ATGGCTGCCCCCTTTGTTCCAGTCCCTTTACATGTGGACTTGACTGGAGCTTGCAGGTCCTGGGCCAAGAAGGAGTCTGAGCCCCCACCTCCAGAAAGAATTTCCTCTATGAGAGCAGTCAGACCCTGGGCTCAAACCTCAGCTTACTTCTGTAGGAGACCTCGAGGAGACATGCTGGATGGACCATCAACATTGCTGGGGGGTGAAGGAAGAGTTTGGGACAACTGGGTGGAAAGACCAATCACCCCAACACTACTGGGCTACGAGATCCTGGAGGAGAGGGCAAAATTCACA GTTTATAAGATCCATGTGACGACTGCTGAAGGAGACAGCTGGGTGATCTTCAGAAGATACACTGACTTTTGCCGGCTTAATGACAAG CTTAAAGAGCTGTACCCCAGCTCGACTCTGGCCCTGCCTCCTAAGCGCTGGTTCAAAGACAACTACGATGAGGAGTTTCTGGAGGAGAGGCTGAGCGGCCTGCAAAGCTTTCTGCAGAGCTTAACAGCACACAAAGAAGTCATCAGGAGGTGCGTGTCAATATGGGGATATAAAGATGGACTCCTACAGATTTTACTCTCTATCTTGTTTGATTTTGAGTTTTTCGTTTGTTTGCTCCTCAGTGAAGAAGTCAGACGCTTCCTGTGTTTGGTTGATCCGCCAGGTCCTTTCGATAGTCTGGTGGAGAGTCGG GCTTTTTGTGAGACTCTGGAGGAGACAAACCATCATCTGCAGAGGGAACTCTTGGACAATCAGAGAGAAGTTGACGCTTTGAAGAAGATCCTGGAGGAGAAGGAAACCCATATCAGCCTCCTGGTGAAGAAAGCCAA ATCCCTGACACTTCCCTCTGAGAGCTCGGAGGATCGATtccagcagacagaaaaaataactacggacacaaacacacttgaaGACGGAGACACAGATTTGAATGGATCTGAGAAAGTGCACACAAATGGAAGTGAAGCTGCAGGTGACGACAGAGGAATGTCTATAAATGAAGATGACAAAGAATCAAACCATGAAACAAACTCCTATATTTACCCTTTATGTTACTGGTAG
- the LOC132978826 gene encoding sorting nexin-16-like isoform X2, which yields MAAPFVPVPLHVDLTGACRSWAKKESEPPPPERISSMRAVRPWAQTSAYFCRRPRGDMLDGPSTLLGGEGRVWDNWVERPITPTLLGYEILEERAKFTVYKIHVTTAEGDSWVIFRRYTDFCRLNDKLKELYPSSTLALPPKRWFKDNYDEEFLEERLSGLQSFLQSLTAHKEVIRSEEVRRFLCLVDPPGPFDSLVESRAFCETLEETNHHLQRELLDNQREVDALKKILEEKETHISLLVKKAKSLTLPSESSEDRFQQTEKITTDTNTLEDGDTDLNGSEKVHTNGSEAAGDDRGMSINEDDKESNHETNSYIYPLCYW from the exons ATGGCTGCCCCCTTTGTTCCAGTCCCTTTACATGTGGACTTGACTGGAGCTTGCAGGTCCTGGGCCAAGAAGGAGTCTGAGCCCCCACCTCCAGAAAGAATTTCCTCTATGAGAGCAGTCAGACCCTGGGCTCAAACCTCAGCTTACTTCTGTAGGAGACCTCGAGGAGACATGCTGGATGGACCATCAACATTGCTGGGGGGTGAAGGAAGAGTTTGGGACAACTGGGTGGAAAGACCAATCACCCCAACACTACTGGGCTACGAGATCCTGGAGGAGAGGGCAAAATTCACA GTTTATAAGATCCATGTGACGACTGCTGAAGGAGACAGCTGGGTGATCTTCAGAAGATACACTGACTTTTGCCGGCTTAATGACAAG CTTAAAGAGCTGTACCCCAGCTCGACTCTGGCCCTGCCTCCTAAGCGCTGGTTCAAAGACAACTACGATGAGGAGTTTCTGGAGGAGAGGCTGAGCGGCCTGCAAAGCTTTCTGCAGAGCTTAACAGCACACAAAGAAGTCATCAGGAG TGAAGAAGTCAGACGCTTCCTGTGTTTGGTTGATCCGCCAGGTCCTTTCGATAGTCTGGTGGAGAGTCGG GCTTTTTGTGAGACTCTGGAGGAGACAAACCATCATCTGCAGAGGGAACTCTTGGACAATCAGAGAGAAGTTGACGCTTTGAAGAAGATCCTGGAGGAGAAGGAAACCCATATCAGCCTCCTGGTGAAGAAAGCCAA ATCCCTGACACTTCCCTCTGAGAGCTCGGAGGATCGATtccagcagacagaaaaaataactacggacacaaacacacttgaaGACGGAGACACAGATTTGAATGGATCTGAGAAAGTGCACACAAATGGAAGTGAAGCTGCAGGTGACGACAGAGGAATGTCTATAAATGAAGATGACAAAGAATCAAACCATGAAACAAACTCCTATATTTACCCTTTATGTTACTGGTAG